Proteins from a single region of Chloroherpeton thalassium ATCC 35110:
- the cas2 gene encoding CRISPR-associated endonuclease Cas2, translating to MYYIAVYDVGEKRVGKMLKIFRKYLHHIQNSVFEGELTDADFLRLKIEVKKLYKPNEDSVIFFSLTGKYLQKEVLGEEKRSPSNFI from the coding sequence ATGTATTATATAGCTGTTTATGATGTTGGGGAAAAAAGAGTTGGAAAAATGTTAAAAATATTTCGAAAATATCTGCATCATATTCAAAATTCGGTTTTTGAAGGTGAGTTGACAGATGCCGATTTTCTTCGATTGAAAATAGAAGTAAAAAAACTATATAAGCCAAATGAGGATTCGGTCATCTTTTTTTCGCTAACCGGGAAATATCTTCAAAAAGAAGTGCTTGGAGAAGAAAAGCGTTCTCCCTCAAACTTTATATAA
- the cas1b gene encoding type I-B CRISPR-associated endonuclease Cas1b: protein MSTTTPSKQAYYIFSNGILQRKDNTIRFVPTINQEESTVETDPDAWFSDASDESFDLSAESYPEGDNAKRKVVPINSIDAFYVFGETSFNTKFFNFLAKEKIPLHLFNYYGYYSGTFYPRDYLISGYVIVQQVKHYTAAKKRIELAREFISAAALNILKNLKYYIADSRKQSLKPENIEPLQKIIEKISDYADTLIAAGDIPTLMGLEGNIRQMYYEAWPLLLKTQSEFFAFEKRVRNPPDNAINALISFGNSLMYSACLTEIYRTQLHPAISFLHEPSERRFSLALDLAEIFKPIFVDRIIFKLINTQALQAKHFAQAMNFCHLNNAGQKIFVSEFEDKLRTTIKHRSLDRQVSFRRLIRLECYRLIKHLLGEKNYEGFKIWW from the coding sequence ATGTCCACCACAACCCCAAGCAAACAAGCATATTATATATTTTCTAATGGGATTTTGCAGCGAAAAGATAACACTATCCGGTTTGTTCCTACGATTAACCAGGAAGAATCTACTGTCGAAACAGACCCAGACGCATGGTTTTCCGATGCTTCCGATGAGTCATTTGATCTCTCAGCAGAGAGCTATCCTGAAGGAGATAATGCCAAGCGAAAAGTTGTTCCTATAAATAGCATCGATGCGTTTTATGTGTTTGGGGAAACCAGTTTTAATACAAAGTTTTTCAATTTCTTGGCTAAAGAAAAAATCCCGCTACATTTATTTAATTATTATGGATATTATTCGGGTACATTTTATCCACGTGATTATTTGATTTCTGGATATGTGATTGTTCAACAAGTAAAGCATTATACGGCTGCAAAGAAGCGAATTGAACTTGCACGAGAATTTATTTCTGCAGCCGCACTTAATATTTTAAAGAATTTAAAATATTATATAGCTGATTCAAGAAAGCAATCGTTGAAGCCGGAAAATATAGAACCCTTACAAAAAATAATAGAAAAAATATCGGATTACGCGGATACTTTGATTGCAGCAGGCGACATTCCAACGTTGATGGGGCTTGAAGGAAACATCCGCCAAATGTACTATGAAGCATGGCCGCTATTGCTCAAGACTCAAAGTGAATTTTTTGCGTTTGAAAAGCGCGTCAGAAACCCGCCTGACAATGCAATTAACGCACTCATTTCGTTCGGAAATTCGTTAATGTATTCGGCTTGCCTAACGGAAATTTATCGTACCCAGCTTCATCCTGCTATTTCTTTTTTACACGAGCCTTCCGAGCGACGCTTTTCGCTGGCACTTGATTTGGCAGAGATTTTTAAACCGATTTTTGTCGATCGCATTATTTTCAAACTGATTAATACGCAAGCACTTCAAGCCAAGCATTTTGCTCAAGCCATGAATTTTTGCCATTTGAATAATGCGGGCCAGAAGATTTTTGTCAGCGAATTTGAGGATAAACTGCGAACTACAATTAAGCACCGCAGTTTAGATAGGCAAGTATCTTTTCGTCGTTTAATCAGGTTGGAGTGTTATCGACTTATCAAACATCTTCTTGGAGAAAAAAACTATGAAGGATTTAAAATATGGTGGTAA